Proteins encoded by one window of Companilactobacillus ginsenosidimutans:
- a CDS encoding oleate hydratase, with protein MYYSNGNYEAFAKPVKPEGVDNKSAYIVGSGLAGMAAATFLIRDGQMKGDKIHFLEELALPGGSMDGIMNPNKGYIIRGGREMEPHFETLWDLYRSIPSLENPDVSVLDEFYWLNKKDPSFSKGRVIQDRGKELPTEGKLTLSKQSVDELLKLALTPEEDLGDKKINEVFSKEFFDSNFWLYWSTMFAFEPWASAMEMRRYVLRFVHHIDSLSNLSSLRFTKFNQYESLVKPTIAFLKSKGVDFQYNAHVKNVKLDTSNNQKVATEIDMVQDGDEKTINLTPNDLVFVTNGSITESTTYGDNNTPAPVEHELGDSWALWEKLAEQSPDLGHPDKFCKNIPDANWQISGTITFTDDRVVPYIKAISKKDPHSGSIVTSGPVSIKDSNWLYGYSISRQPHFEAQKDNELIVWVYGLFSDQPGNYIKKKITECTGIELCEEYLYHIGVPEDQIKDIAESANTIPAHMPYITSYFMPRKVGDRPLVVPEGSKNLAFIGNFAETERDTVFTTEYSVRTGMEAVYTLLNVDRGVPEVFASSFDARVLMDAIYYLNDKKKITDIKLDGFGERMVEKRVLEKVKGTYIEQLLKKVHLL; from the coding sequence ATGTATTATAGCAATGGAAATTATGAAGCATTCGCAAAGCCTGTTAAACCAGAGGGTGTCGACAATAAGTCAGCTTATATCGTCGGTTCTGGATTAGCTGGAATGGCTGCAGCAACATTCTTAATTCGTGACGGTCAGATGAAAGGTGACAAAATTCACTTTTTGGAAGAATTAGCCCTACCTGGTGGTAGTATGGATGGAATTATGAATCCTAACAAGGGTTACATCATTCGTGGTGGACGTGAAATGGAGCCTCATTTCGAAACACTTTGGGACTTATATAGAAGTATCCCTTCACTAGAAAATCCCGATGTATCTGTATTGGATGAATTCTATTGGCTAAATAAGAAAGACCCAAGTTTTTCTAAAGGAAGAGTCATCCAAGATCGTGGTAAGGAATTACCTACTGAGGGTAAATTAACTTTATCCAAACAATCTGTAGATGAATTACTCAAATTAGCTTTGACACCGGAAGAAGACCTTGGGGACAAGAAGATCAATGAAGTATTCTCAAAAGAATTCTTCGATTCAAACTTCTGGCTATACTGGTCAACAATGTTCGCCTTCGAGCCTTGGGCTAGTGCGATGGAAATGCGTCGTTATGTCTTAAGATTTGTTCATCACATCGACTCACTTTCAAACTTATCATCACTACGTTTTACAAAATTCAATCAGTACGAATCATTAGTTAAACCTACAATTGCCTTTTTGAAGAGCAAGGGTGTTGATTTCCAATACAATGCTCACGTTAAGAATGTCAAACTTGATACTTCTAACAATCAAAAAGTCGCTACTGAAATCGATATGGTTCAAGACGGCGATGAAAAGACAATCAACCTAACTCCAAATGACTTAGTCTTTGTCACAAATGGTTCAATTACTGAGAGTACAACTTACGGTGACAACAATACCCCTGCCCCAGTTGAGCACGAACTAGGAGATTCATGGGCTCTTTGGGAAAAACTTGCTGAACAATCACCTGACTTAGGTCACCCTGACAAGTTCTGTAAAAATATTCCTGACGCTAACTGGCAAATTTCTGGTACCATAACTTTCACAGATGACCGAGTAGTTCCATATATCAAAGCCATCAGTAAGAAAGACCCACACTCAGGTTCAATCGTAACTAGTGGACCTGTCAGCATCAAAGATTCCAACTGGCTATACGGTTACTCAATCAGTAGACAACCCCACTTTGAGGCACAAAAGGATAACGAGTTAATTGTCTGGGTATACGGTCTATTCTCAGATCAACCTGGTAACTACATTAAGAAGAAGATCACTGAATGTACTGGTATCGAGCTTTGTGAGGAATATTTGTACCACATCGGTGTTCCAGAAGATCAAATCAAAGACATCGCAGAAAGTGCAAATACAATCCCTGCACACATGCCTTACATCACTTCTTACTTCATGCCTAGAAAAGTTGGCGACCGTCCACTAGTTGTTCCAGAAGGTTCAAAGAATTTAGCCTTCATCGGTAACTTTGCCGAAACAGAACGTGACACCGTCTTCACAACTGAGTATTCAGTAAGAACTGGTATGGAAGCTGTTTATACTTTGCTAAACGTTGACCGTGGTGTTCCCGAAGTATTCGCATCATCATTTGATGCCCGTGTCTTGATGGATGCAATCTACTACTTGAATGATAAAAAGAAGATTACTGATATTAAGCTTGATGGATTCGGTGAGAGAATGGTTGAGAAACGTGTACTTGAGAAAGTTAAAGGTACATATATTGAGCAACTTCTCAAGAAAGTTCATTTGTTATAG